In a genomic window of Mycolicibacillus parakoreensis:
- a CDS encoding TM2 domain-containing protein yields MSTSEPFESQPGQPPSPYPGSPYPGSYPQGPQYPQGAYPPPGYPPYGAAHGVDPYGRPYSDKSKIAAGLLQIFLGGFGIGRFYLGYVGIGIAQIIVTVITLGLGAIWGFIDGILILVGNVRDPQGRPLRD; encoded by the coding sequence GTGAGCACATCAGAGCCGTTCGAGTCGCAGCCCGGCCAGCCGCCTTCGCCGTACCCGGGTTCGCCGTACCCGGGGTCATACCCGCAGGGGCCCCAGTACCCGCAGGGGGCCTACCCGCCGCCCGGTTACCCGCCCTACGGTGCGGCCCACGGCGTCGACCCCTACGGCCGCCCGTACTCCGACAAGAGCAAAATCGCTGCGGGCCTGCTGCAGATCTTCCTCGGCGGCTTCGGGATCGGCCGGTTCTACCTCGGCTACGTCGGGATCGGCATCGCCCAGATCATCGTCACCGTGATCACGCTGGGGCTCGGTGCCATCTGGGGGTTCATCGACGGCATCCTGATTCTGGTGGGCAACGTCCGCGACCCGCAGGGGCGCCCGCTGCGCGATTGA
- a CDS encoding replication-associated recombination protein A translates to MPETVTDSLFDVPDPPGSAGSGPETPPPNAPLAVRMRPATLDEVVGQDHLLGSGSPLRRLVDGSGAASVILYGPPGTGKTTLASLISGATGRRFEALSALSAGVKEVRAVIDKARRGALHGEQTVLFIDEVHRFSKTQQDALLSAVENRVVLLVAATTENPSFSVVAPMLSRSLILQLRPLTADGVRTVIQRAIDDARGLAGAVTVTPEALDLLVRLSAGDARRALTGLEVAAEAGPQITVGTVEQSLDEAAIRYDRDGDQHYDVVSAFIKSVRGSDVDAALHYLARMLVAGEDPRFIARRLMILASEDIGLADPTALPTAVAAAQTVALIGMPEAQLTLAHATVHLATAAKSNAVTTALGQAMADVKAGKAGLVPPHLRDGHYAGAAALGNAQGYRYAHDDPDGVVAQQYPPDELVGVDYYRPAGRGAEREIVGRLGRLRAIIRRARG, encoded by the coding sequence ATGCCTGAGACCGTGACCGACAGCCTGTTCGACGTGCCCGATCCGCCGGGCAGCGCCGGGTCGGGCCCCGAGACGCCGCCGCCGAACGCGCCGCTGGCGGTGCGGATGCGCCCGGCCACCCTCGATGAGGTGGTCGGGCAGGATCACCTGCTGGGATCGGGCTCCCCGCTGCGCCGGCTGGTCGACGGGTCGGGGGCCGCCTCGGTCATCCTCTACGGGCCGCCCGGCACCGGCAAGACCACGCTGGCCTCGCTGATCTCCGGGGCGACCGGCCGCCGCTTCGAGGCGCTCTCGGCGCTGTCGGCGGGAGTCAAGGAGGTGCGGGCCGTCATCGACAAGGCCCGGCGCGGCGCGCTGCACGGCGAGCAGACCGTGTTGTTCATCGACGAGGTCCACCGGTTCTCCAAGACCCAGCAGGACGCGTTGCTGTCGGCGGTGGAGAACCGGGTGGTGCTGCTGGTGGCGGCGACCACCGAGAACCCGTCGTTCTCGGTGGTGGCGCCGATGCTGTCCCGATCGCTGATCTTGCAGCTGCGCCCGCTCACCGCCGACGGGGTGCGCACCGTCATCCAGCGCGCCATCGACGATGCGCGCGGTCTCGCCGGTGCCGTCACGGTGACGCCGGAGGCGCTCGATCTGTTGGTGCGGCTCTCCGCCGGCGACGCCCGCCGCGCCCTGACCGGGCTGGAGGTCGCCGCCGAGGCGGGACCGCAGATCACCGTCGGCACCGTGGAGCAGTCGCTCGACGAGGCGGCCATCCGCTACGACCGCGACGGCGACCAGCACTACGACGTGGTCAGCGCGTTCATCAAATCGGTGCGCGGCTCCGACGTCGACGCCGCGCTGCACTACCTGGCGCGGATGCTGGTGGCGGGCGAGGATCCGCGTTTCATCGCACGCCGGCTGATGATCCTGGCCAGCGAGGACATCGGCCTGGCCGATCCGACCGCCCTGCCCACCGCGGTCGCCGCCGCGCAGACGGTGGCGCTGATCGGCATGCCCGAAGCCCAGCTCACCCTCGCCCATGCCACCGTGCACCTGGCCACCGCGGCGAAGTCCAACGCGGTGACCACCGCGCTGGGCCAGGCCATGGCCGATGTCAAGGCCGGCAAGGCCGGGCTGGTGCCGCCGCACCTGCGCGACGGCCACTATGCGGGTGCTGCGGCGCTGGGCAACGCCCAGGGCTACCGCTACGCCCACGACGACCCCGACGGGGTGGTCGCCCAGCAGTATCCCCCCGACGAGTTGGTCGGCGTGGACTACTACCGGCCGGCCGGCCGCGGAGCCGAACGCGAGATCGTCGGGCGGCTCGGTCGGTTGCGCGCGATCATCCGCCGCGCCCGCGGTTAG
- the alaS gene encoding alanine--tRNA ligase, giving the protein MQTHEIRKRFLDHFVQAGHTEVPSASVILDDPNLLFVNAGMVQFVPYFLGQRTPPYATATSIQKCIRTPDIDEVGITTRHNTFFQMAGNFSFGDYFKREAITLAWTLLTNSVDDGGYGLDPDRIWATVYLDDDEAAGLWQEIAGLPTERIQRRGMADNYWSMGIPGPCGPSSEIYVDRGPEFGAGGGPIANEDRYIEVWNLVFMQNERGEGHGKEDFEILGPLPRKNIDTGMGVERIAVLLQGVHNVYETDLLRPVIDTVAAVAARPYGENGTVEDDVRYRIIADHSRTAAILIGDGVSPGNDGRGYVLRRLLRRVIRSAKLLGIDTPIVAELMATVRDAMGPSYPELVADFGRISRIAVAEETAFNRTLASGSKLFDEAAASTQSAGTTVLSGADAFTLHDTYGFPIELTLEMAAEAGLSVDESGFRELMAEQRARAKADAAARKHAHTDLSAYRELVDAGPTEFTGFDELDSEATVLGIFVDGRRVPVVAHADAVTADRIELVLDRTPLYAESGGQIADTGTISGAGAGAAKAAVTDVQKIAHTLYVHRVNVESGEFVEGDTVIAAVDPQWRKGATQGHSGTHMVHAALRQVLGPNAVQAGSLNRPGYLRFDFNWQGPLTDEQRRSVEEVTNEAVQADFPVHTFIEDLEKAKSMGAMAMFGERYPEQVRVVEIGGPFSLELCGGTHVANSAQIGPVTILGESSVGSGVRRVEAYVGLDSYRHLAKERALMAGLASSLKVPSEEVPARVAGLVERLKAAEKELSRARLATARAAAVNAAADAERIGRVRLVAQRLPGPMNGGDLRSLAGDIRGKLGSDPAVVVLITAGEGTGVPFVVTANSAAQDLGLAATDLVGAVAAAVDGRGGGKADQAQGSGTNPAGIDAALAAVRAEIARG; this is encoded by the coding sequence GTGCAGACTCACGAGATCAGGAAACGGTTCCTCGATCATTTCGTGCAGGCCGGGCACACCGAGGTGCCGAGCGCCTCGGTGATCCTCGACGACCCCAACCTGCTGTTCGTCAACGCCGGCATGGTCCAGTTCGTGCCGTACTTCCTGGGGCAGCGCACCCCGCCGTACGCCACCGCCACCAGCATCCAGAAATGCATCCGCACCCCCGACATCGACGAGGTCGGCATCACCACCCGGCACAACACGTTTTTCCAGATGGCGGGCAACTTCTCGTTCGGGGACTACTTCAAGCGTGAAGCGATCACCCTGGCCTGGACCTTGCTGACCAACAGCGTCGACGACGGCGGCTACGGGCTGGACCCTGACCGGATCTGGGCCACGGTCTATCTCGACGACGACGAGGCGGCCGGGTTGTGGCAGGAGATCGCCGGGCTGCCCACCGAGCGCATCCAGCGCCGCGGAATGGCCGACAACTACTGGTCGATGGGGATTCCCGGGCCGTGCGGGCCGTCCTCGGAGATCTACGTCGACCGCGGTCCCGAGTTCGGGGCCGGCGGCGGCCCGATCGCCAACGAAGACCGCTACATCGAGGTCTGGAACCTCGTGTTCATGCAGAACGAGCGCGGGGAGGGCCACGGCAAAGAGGATTTCGAGATCCTCGGGCCGCTGCCGCGCAAGAACATCGACACCGGGATGGGCGTGGAGCGCATCGCGGTGCTGCTCCAGGGTGTCCACAACGTCTACGAGACCGACCTGCTGCGCCCGGTGATCGACACCGTCGCCGCGGTCGCCGCCCGCCCGTACGGCGAGAACGGCACCGTCGAGGACGATGTGCGGTACCGCATCATCGCCGACCATTCGCGCACCGCGGCGATCCTCATCGGTGACGGCGTCAGCCCCGGCAACGACGGCCGCGGGTACGTGCTGCGCCGCTTGCTGCGCCGGGTGATCCGGTCGGCGAAACTGCTGGGCATCGACACCCCGATCGTCGCGGAGCTGATGGCCACGGTCCGCGACGCGATGGGGCCGTCCTACCCCGAGTTGGTCGCCGACTTCGGCCGGATCAGCCGCATCGCGGTCGCCGAGGAGACCGCGTTCAACCGGACCCTGGCGTCGGGTTCGAAACTCTTCGACGAGGCCGCGGCGAGCACACAGTCCGCCGGCACCACGGTGCTCTCCGGTGCCGACGCCTTCACCCTGCACGACACCTACGGGTTCCCGATCGAGCTGACCCTGGAGATGGCCGCCGAGGCCGGTCTGTCCGTCGACGAGAGCGGGTTTCGGGAGCTGATGGCCGAACAGCGGGCCCGGGCCAAAGCCGACGCGGCCGCGCGCAAACACGCCCACACCGACCTGAGCGCCTACCGCGAGCTCGTCGACGCCGGACCGACCGAGTTCACCGGGTTCGACGAATTGGACTCCGAGGCAACGGTGCTCGGCATTTTCGTCGACGGCCGACGGGTGCCGGTGGTGGCCCACGCGGACGCGGTCACCGCCGACCGCATCGAGTTGGTGCTCGACCGTACGCCCCTCTACGCCGAATCCGGCGGCCAGATCGCCGACACCGGCACCATCAGCGGTGCCGGCGCCGGTGCGGCCAAGGCCGCGGTCACCGACGTGCAGAAGATCGCCCACACCCTCTACGTGCACCGGGTCAACGTGGAATCCGGCGAGTTCGTCGAGGGCGACACCGTCATCGCCGCCGTCGACCCGCAGTGGCGCAAGGGCGCCACCCAGGGGCACTCGGGCACCCACATGGTGCACGCGGCGCTGCGTCAGGTGCTCGGGCCCAACGCGGTGCAGGCCGGCTCGCTGAACCGGCCCGGCTATTTGCGGTTCGACTTCAACTGGCAGGGGCCGCTCACCGACGAGCAGCGCCGCAGCGTCGAGGAGGTCACCAACGAGGCGGTGCAGGCCGACTTCCCGGTGCACACCTTCATCGAGGATCTGGAGAAGGCCAAGTCGATGGGCGCGATGGCCATGTTCGGCGAGCGCTATCCCGAGCAGGTGCGGGTCGTGGAGATCGGCGGGCCGTTCTCCCTGGAGCTGTGCGGCGGCACCCACGTCGCCAATTCGGCGCAGATCGGTCCGGTCACGATCCTGGGGGAGTCGTCGGTGGGATCCGGGGTGCGCCGCGTCGAGGCCTACGTCGGGTTGGACTCCTATCGGCACCTGGCCAAGGAGCGGGCCCTGATGGCCGGCCTGGCCTCCTCGCTGAAGGTTCCCTCCGAGGAGGTGCCCGCCCGGGTGGCCGGGCTGGTGGAACGGCTCAAGGCCGCCGAGAAGGAGCTGAGCCGGGCCCGGCTGGCCACCGCGCGCGCCGCAGCGGTCAATGCGGCCGCGGACGCCGAACGGATCGGTAGAGTCCGACTGGTGGCACAACGACTGCCCGGCCCGATGAACGGCGGTGATCTGCGTTCGCTGGCCGGCGACATCCGCGGCAAGCTCGGATCCGATCCGGCGGTGGTGGTGCTGATCACCGCGGGGGAGGGCACCGGCGTGCCGTTCGTCGTGACCGCCAACAGCGCCGCCCAGGACCTCGGGTTGGCCGCCACCGACCTGGTGGGCGCCGTCGCCGCCGCCGTCGACGGGCGCGGCGGCGGCAAGGCCGACCAGGCCCAGGGGTCGGGGACGAACCCGGCCGGTATCGACGCCGCCCTGGCGGCGGTCCGCGCCGAGATCGCCCGAGGCTGA
- the ruvX gene encoding Holliday junction resolvase RuvX — translation MVTDQRRPDRPGPDDPGRGRRIGIDVGTVRIGVAVSDPDGILATPVETVRRQRGDGHLRRLVDLITEVDAVEVVVGLPRTLADRAGASARDAVAVADQLAAALTRRDPAVRVRLADERLTTVGAQRSLRQAGMRAKAQRAVIDQAAAVAILQGWLDARRAAAANGSLEHG, via the coding sequence ATCGTCACCGACCAGCGTCGCCCCGACCGCCCCGGCCCCGACGACCCGGGTCGGGGCCGCCGGATCGGCATCGATGTCGGCACGGTCCGCATCGGGGTCGCCGTCAGCGACCCCGACGGGATCCTGGCCACCCCGGTGGAGACGGTGCGCCGCCAGCGCGGCGACGGACATCTGCGGCGGTTGGTCGACCTGATCACCGAGGTCGACGCCGTCGAGGTGGTCGTCGGGCTGCCCCGCACGCTGGCCGACCGGGCGGGGGCCTCCGCGCGCGACGCCGTCGCGGTGGCCGACCAGCTGGCCGCGGCGCTGACTCGCCGGGATCCGGCCGTGCGGGTGCGTCTGGCCGATGAGCGGCTCACCACGGTCGGCGCGCAGCGCTCGCTGCGCCAGGCCGGGATGCGCGCCAAGGCGCAGCGCGCCGTCATCGACCAGGCCGCCGCGGTCGCCATCCTGCAGGGCTGGCTGGACGCACGCCGCGCCGCGGCGGCGAACGGGAGCCTCGAACATGGCTGA
- a CDS encoding secondary thiamine-phosphate synthase enzyme YjbQ, translating into MDSDVLDVDTATRRTVDLTEAVRTFCAGRRDGLCNVFVPHATAGVAIIETGAGSDADLVDALERLLPRDERYRHAHGTPGHGADHVLPALVSPSVTVPVGAGAPLLGIWQSIVLVDLNRDNPRRSVRLSFLGE; encoded by the coding sequence ATGGATTCCGACGTGCTCGATGTGGACACCGCCACGCGCCGCACCGTGGACCTCACCGAGGCGGTGCGCACGTTCTGCGCGGGACGGCGCGACGGGCTGTGCAACGTGTTCGTCCCGCACGCCACGGCCGGGGTGGCGATCATCGAGACCGGCGCGGGCTCCGACGCCGATCTCGTCGACGCGTTGGAGCGGCTTCTGCCGCGCGACGAGCGCTACCGGCACGCCCACGGCACCCCCGGCCACGGCGCCGACCACGTGCTGCCGGCCCTGGTCTCGCCGTCGGTGACGGTGCCGGTGGGCGCCGGTGCGCCGTTGTTGGGCATCTGGCAGAGCATCGTGCTGGTGGACCTCAACCGGGACAATCCCCGCCGGTCGGTGCGGCTGAGTTTTCTGGGTGAGTGA